From the genome of Blautia pseudococcoides, one region includes:
- a CDS encoding HAL/PAL/TAL family ammonia-lyase: MEKIVLDGKNLTLDQIYEVVYHGAIVELSEEAMKRAEKAKQVLYRMVDSETPVYGTNRGVGWNKDRKVYTEYFDQYNKNLLRSHSLCVPPYCTEEEVRAIMLIRLNTALYGCAGLSRDVLERYRDFLNKRIHPLVPRRSSVGEADLAVNAMIGMSIIGENDVLYQGQPTDSRKAMENEGMKPLVLGPKDGLGIVSSNSQAAAMAALLLREVKELTDNSNLIYCIGLEGLNGQIQQLDGSVTEAKGFPEQTECAQECLHMLEGSYLFDGTEGKALQDPLSFRDSAFINGAVLECVKLLEMSLNQHLNHSDDNPCVLPDEERVSVSCNFEPLNLALKAEMLNIALNHISKGACHRILKLADPSFTGLPRFLSPDGGKTVIGYSTIQKTFTSLDTENRALANPSSMDFFALSGYIEDHASNAVLILEKSFKIVDNLRYILGMELMHAAQAVDLRGNYKLGKCTGKAFEEYRKIVPFLDKDRKLSVDIQASYEAVKSNKLLKASGCCNSVPRQ; the protein is encoded by the coding sequence ATGGAGAAAATTGTTTTAGACGGAAAGAATCTCACCTTGGATCAGATTTACGAAGTGGTATATCACGGAGCCATTGTGGAACTCTCGGAGGAAGCCATGAAAAGGGCCGAAAAGGCTAAACAGGTATTATACAGAATGGTAGATTCGGAAACACCTGTTTACGGGACAAACAGAGGGGTTGGATGGAACAAAGACCGAAAGGTTTATACCGAATATTTTGACCAGTATAATAAAAACCTTCTGCGTTCCCATTCTCTTTGTGTGCCTCCGTATTGTACGGAGGAGGAGGTCAGAGCCATTATGCTGATCCGCCTGAATACGGCTTTGTACGGCTGTGCAGGCCTTTCCCGGGACGTACTGGAACGTTACAGGGATTTTTTAAATAAAAGGATCCATCCCCTGGTTCCGAGAAGAAGCTCTGTGGGGGAAGCGGATCTGGCGGTAAATGCCATGATCGGCATGTCCATAATCGGGGAGAATGATGTACTCTATCAGGGCCAGCCCACAGACAGCCGGAAAGCCATGGAAAATGAGGGAATGAAGCCTCTGGTCCTGGGTCCAAAAGACGGCCTTGGCATTGTATCCTCCAACTCTCAGGCGGCTGCCATGGCGGCTCTGCTTCTGAGAGAAGTAAAAGAGCTGACCGATAACTCCAATCTTATATACTGCATTGGACTGGAGGGATTAAACGGACAGATCCAGCAGCTTGATGGGAGTGTAACAGAGGCAAAAGGATTTCCGGAACAGACAGAATGTGCGCAGGAATGCCTGCATATGTTAGAGGGCAGTTATCTCTTCGACGGTACAGAGGGCAAAGCGCTTCAGGACCCTTTAAGTTTCAGGGATTCCGCTTTTATAAACGGAGCTGTACTGGAATGCGTCAAGCTGCTTGAAATGAGTCTGAACCAGCATCTGAACCATTCGGATGACAATCCCTGTGTTCTTCCTGATGAGGAGAGGGTGTCTGTGAGCTGTAATTTTGAGCCTCTGAATCTGGCGTTAAAGGCGGAAATGCTGAATATTGCACTGAACCATATATCAAAAGGCGCATGTCACAGGATTCTCAAGCTGGCAGATCCATCCTTTACAGGGCTGCCCCGGTTTTTATCCCCGGACGGAGGCAAGACCGTGATCGGATATTCCACCATCCAGAAGACGTTTACATCTCTGGATACCGAGAACAGAGCTTTGGCGAATCCCTCATCCATGGATTTCTTTGCATTGTCCGGGTATATTGAGGACCATGCCTCCAACGCTGTGCTCATATTGGAAAAATCCTTTAAAATTGTGGATAATCTCAGGTATATCCTGGGTATGGAACTGATGCACGCAGCGCAGGCAGTGGATCTGCGCGGAAACTATAAGCTTGGGAAATGTACGGGAAAGGCGTTTGAGGAATACAGAAAAATCGTTCCTTTTTTGGATAAGGACAGGAAGCTGTCTGTGGATATCCAGGCTTCCTATGAAGCGGTAAAAAGTAATAAGCTGTTAAAAGCAAGTGGGTGCTGTAACTCAGTACCACGGCAGTGA
- a CDS encoding BTAD domain-containing putative transcriptional regulator encodes MDKIEVFLLGTPRVYVNKKRYLFPYGRAEGMFYYLITKGYENKQVLEDIFWGDKYDEEKANRNYRNALYHIRKAFGKDFLITDGRQQLRINPEADLWMDLHEMKSDLEILSGKENFWYLEHFEVKESSQFENFIRQKRIETAEKIYFLTEEELFKDKCRLDLCEEICKNLIAMDEFCEKYYQLLMKLYEKAGQRNRADMVYRELQYILEQELDEVPGEEITKLWQKIISQKERERVQEEETHFSHTGESQSDICKSLLEWISMFCDRAEYRKLMYFSGLGDSLFVEGIESLVQGGMIREEEDAGRIYYSFPDEEERIRVYEGLSLTKRKSLHSLMAKRFEKQFFMGKNEDLLPKISYHYFKSQDRKKSDFYLKEYLRRYLAIAHEFFPVLHAYDVMYNTETYLNNRKQIEFIYQQMEAYVEAYKESVNPGGFEKERLELYLTMLVQSYVKIPDYERSWEYIGLLEQLQGTAKETLKQKAYLAMDTCQADALIRFSREGLWQAADTSAEQGFWKRFQGIGYVLKGEMEKGSRELLEAADIFLDKEWKEEWGANAAVAYSWLGEIGRLTKDYDSAMEYYRKSLDIHANIHNISGKTLLYLHMGKGLFDTGNDCMAERYIKAAVQSFEHLHVVYKRSTAYAYEAVLLFRKGDFEGGAMYLKKAGQYARHSRDPVERCLYSRIFGLITHSSDCPCESRLKIGEDRQTFDVREERSKIPSIWERKYLDQFCIF; translated from the coding sequence ATGGATAAAATAGAAGTTTTTCTTTTAGGAACACCCAGAGTTTATGTAAATAAAAAAAGATATCTGTTCCCCTATGGAAGGGCGGAGGGAATGTTCTATTACCTTATTACCAAAGGATATGAAAATAAGCAGGTACTGGAAGATATCTTCTGGGGAGATAAATATGATGAAGAAAAGGCAAACAGAAATTACAGAAATGCGCTCTATCATATCAGAAAGGCTTTCGGGAAGGATTTTTTGATCACAGACGGCAGACAGCAGCTCAGGATCAACCCGGAAGCGGACTTGTGGATGGATCTGCATGAGATGAAAAGTGATCTTGAGATCCTTTCCGGTAAGGAGAATTTCTGGTATTTAGAACATTTTGAAGTAAAAGAAAGCAGTCAGTTTGAAAATTTTATACGTCAGAAAAGGATCGAGACCGCAGAGAAGATTTATTTCCTTACTGAGGAGGAACTGTTCAAAGACAAGTGCAGACTGGATCTGTGTGAGGAGATATGTAAAAACCTCATAGCCATGGACGAATTCTGTGAAAAATATTATCAGCTTCTTATGAAACTATATGAAAAGGCAGGGCAGAGGAACCGGGCGGATATGGTCTACCGGGAGCTGCAGTACATATTGGAACAGGAACTGGATGAGGTGCCCGGTGAGGAGATCACAAAGCTCTGGCAAAAAATCATCAGCCAAAAAGAGCGGGAGCGTGTGCAGGAGGAGGAAACGCATTTCTCCCATACGGGTGAAAGCCAGTCGGATATCTGCAAAAGCCTGCTGGAATGGATATCCATGTTCTGCGACAGAGCGGAATACAGAAAATTAATGTATTTTTCCGGCCTGGGGGATTCCCTGTTTGTGGAGGGGATAGAATCCCTTGTCCAAGGGGGGATGATACGGGAGGAAGAGGATGCCGGCAGGATCTATTATTCTTTTCCGGATGAGGAGGAAAGGATAAGGGTTTATGAAGGCCTCAGCCTGACGAAAAGGAAAAGTCTTCACAGCCTCATGGCAAAACGGTTTGAGAAGCAGTTTTTTATGGGAAAGAACGAGGATCTCCTGCCTAAGATCAGCTATCATTACTTTAAGAGCCAGGACAGAAAAAAATCGGATTTTTACCTGAAAGAATATCTGCGCAGATATCTGGCCATCGCCCACGAATTTTTCCCGGTACTGCATGCTTACGATGTGATGTATAACACGGAAACATATCTGAACAACAGAAAACAGATAGAATTTATTTATCAGCAGATGGAAGCCTATGTGGAAGCGTATAAAGAATCCGTCAATCCCGGGGGCTTTGAAAAAGAGCGGCTGGAGCTTTATCTCACTATGCTGGTCCAGTCCTATGTAAAGATCCCGGACTATGAAAGGTCCTGGGAATATATCGGTCTGCTGGAGCAGCTGCAGGGCACGGCAAAGGAAACTCTGAAGCAGAAGGCGTATCTTGCCATGGACACCTGTCAGGCGGATGCACTCATCCGTTTCAGCCGGGAAGGACTTTGGCAGGCTGCTGACACATCTGCAGAACAGGGCTTCTGGAAAAGGTTTCAGGGCATTGGCTATGTGCTCAAAGGGGAGATGGAAAAAGGCAGCCGGGAACTGCTTGAGGCAGCGGATATCTTCCTGGATAAGGAGTGGAAAGAGGAATGGGGGGCCAATGCAGCAGTGGCCTACAGCTGGCTGGGAGAAATCGGCCGTCTGACAAAAGATTATGACAGTGCCATGGAATATTACAGAAAATCACTGGATATCCATGCCAATATCCATAATATCAGCGGCAAAACCCTGCTGTATCTCCATATGGGAAAAGGATTGTTTGATACAGGCAATGACTGTATGGCAGAGCGTTATATAAAAGCAGCGGTCCAGAGCTTTGAACATCTCCATGTGGTGTATAAGAGAAGCACTGCCTATGCCTACGAAGCGGTTCTGTTATTCAGAAAAGGCGACTTTGAGGGAGGTGCCATGTATCTGAAAAAGGCCGGACAATACGCGCGGCACAGCAGAGACCCCGTGGAACGCTGTCTGTACAGCAGGATCTTCGGCCTGATCACCCACTCTTCAGACTGTCCTTGTGAAAGCAGGCTGAAGATCGGGGAAGACAGGCAGACCTTTGATGTCAGAGAGGAACGGTCAAAGATCCCATCCATATGGGAAAGAAAATATCTCGACCAATTCTGCATTTTTTAA
- a CDS encoding (2Fe-2S)-binding protein, with protein MNHYNITLTINREIFIFSVTEEDTLLDVIREKAGLTGTKQGCGCEQCGACTVLLNGKAVNSCCVLALQADNGEIETIEGLESPNELHPIQQAYMDEGAVQCGFCTPGMIMSTKALLDRIPKPDGSQIREALSGNICRCTGYTKIEAAVKTAAQKLEEVSHESI; from the coding sequence ATGAACCATTATAACATTACCCTTACCATTAACCGGGAAATCTTCATTTTTTCCGTCACGGAAGAAGATACCCTTCTCGACGTGATCCGCGAAAAAGCAGGACTTACAGGCACCAAACAGGGATGCGGCTGTGAGCAGTGCGGAGCCTGCACTGTGCTTTTGAACGGAAAAGCCGTAAATTCCTGCTGTGTACTGGCACTGCAGGCGGACAATGGGGAAATTGAAACCATTGAGGGGCTGGAATCTCCAAATGAGCTGCATCCCATTCAACAGGCTTATATGGACGAGGGTGCCGTACAGTGCGGTTTTTGCACACCGGGCATGATCATGTCCACAAAAGCCCTATTGGACCGGATTCCCAAGCCTGACGGTTCCCAGATCCGGGAAGCGCTCTCCGGAAATATTTGCAGATGTACCGGTTATACAAAGATTGAGGCAGCCGTTAAAACTGCCGCCCAAAAACTGGAGGAGGTGTCCCATGAATCCATATAA
- a CDS encoding xanthine dehydrogenase family protein molybdopterin-binding subunit, producing MNPYKTAAHGIPRHESAAKVTGKALYTGDFSLPQMVYGMMIRSPHAHAEVTDIDLSQAEKTEGYIGALLPWEVPDTFYNCSGNPPSPLLMKDEKILTAHPLCVGDRILAIAARTPQALLKAAKAVKVSYRLLPSVHTIKDALKADAAPIQPHLSQNNILASREASAGDTEKGFEEADYIFEDDFHTSAMQHVAMEPTSCICDFTDGRKLHIWSNSQTPYQERRIMAELFGMNENDIRVVKPVMGGGFGARQQLHNQPAAALLSKKIRRPVKLINTREEEMYASVVRHEMQTHLKFGVTKEGILTAFRTEYYLNAGPYTTHTPTIVAAASRKFQYKVPNYLFNGYSIATNGPTAGAFRGYGNAQLTFGRELMMSRIARKLHLDPVEFRLRNHVQAGEKFPAASAAVTSCGIEKCARRCQEIRREIDEKEGLAHNEEIRQAWGVSFACHGSGPSSKEGMSSAVILANDDGSIHLMTGSADIGQGSETMLSQIAAECLGIPFSLVKITAADTGISPYDTGTFGSSQTYVSGNAVVLACQDIIQKLVHALSDCYGSMDITFGEDKKFHIPSKNQHLSFQEAAGQVFFGMKGAVIMGNSSYKAQESPNPFAVCMVKAEYEKKTNSIILRHVIEVVDVGTPINPLTVIGQIEGGIGQGVGYALTETLEHNRRAGKVISSDLLTYRVPLISDMPDIHGEYIESFEPTGPLGAKSVGELTTVPVAPAIADAVSQASGREINRIPLSESFFIKPNKK from the coding sequence ATGAATCCATATAAAACTGCTGCACACGGAATCCCAAGACATGAGTCCGCCGCAAAAGTCACCGGAAAGGCTCTCTACACAGGAGATTTTTCCCTTCCTCAAATGGTGTACGGCATGATGATCCGAAGCCCTCATGCACATGCAGAAGTCACAGACATTGACCTTTCCCAAGCGGAGAAAACCGAAGGCTACATAGGCGCACTTCTTCCCTGGGAGGTTCCTGACACCTTTTACAACTGTTCCGGCAATCCCCCGTCCCCGCTGCTCATGAAAGATGAGAAGATACTCACCGCCCACCCTCTCTGTGTGGGAGACCGCATCCTGGCCATTGCCGCCAGGACCCCACAGGCGCTTTTAAAGGCAGCCAAAGCCGTAAAGGTCAGCTACAGGCTTCTGCCTTCCGTACATACCATAAAGGATGCATTAAAGGCTGATGCCGCTCCGATCCAGCCGCATCTGTCCCAAAACAATATTCTTGCTTCCAGGGAAGCCTCTGCCGGTGATACGGAAAAAGGCTTTGAAGAAGCGGACTATATTTTTGAGGATGATTTCCACACTTCAGCCATGCAGCATGTGGCTATGGAACCCACATCCTGTATCTGCGATTTTACTGACGGCAGGAAACTGCATATCTGGAGCAACTCCCAGACACCTTATCAGGAGCGAAGAATTATGGCGGAACTGTTTGGGATGAACGAAAATGATATCCGTGTTGTGAAGCCTGTCATGGGCGGAGGTTTCGGTGCCAGGCAGCAGCTCCATAACCAGCCTGCCGCTGCCCTTTTGTCAAAAAAAATAAGAAGACCCGTTAAGCTTATCAACACTCGGGAAGAAGAGATGTATGCTTCCGTAGTACGCCATGAAATGCAGACACATTTAAAATTCGGTGTGACAAAAGAGGGCATTTTAACTGCCTTCCGGACAGAATACTATCTGAATGCAGGTCCTTATACTACCCACACCCCCACGATCGTGGCTGCTGCCAGCAGAAAGTTCCAGTACAAGGTACCCAATTATCTTTTTAACGGATACAGCATAGCGACCAACGGTCCCACCGCAGGCGCCTTCCGGGGATACGGCAATGCACAGCTCACCTTCGGACGGGAACTTATGATGAGCCGGATCGCCAGAAAGCTCCACCTTGACCCCGTGGAATTCCGTCTGCGCAATCATGTACAGGCAGGAGAAAAGTTCCCTGCCGCCTCAGCAGCGGTTACGAGCTGCGGCATTGAAAAGTGTGCCCGCCGTTGTCAGGAGATCCGGCGGGAGATCGACGAAAAGGAAGGGCTGGCCCATAATGAGGAAATCCGGCAGGCGTGGGGTGTCTCTTTTGCCTGTCATGGATCAGGTCCCTCCTCCAAAGAAGGAATGAGTTCTGCCGTCATACTGGCAAACGATGACGGCAGCATCCACCTTATGACCGGTTCCGCGGATATTGGACAGGGCAGTGAAACCATGCTTTCCCAAATAGCGGCGGAATGCCTGGGAATTCCCTTCTCTCTTGTTAAGATCACTGCGGCCGATACCGGAATCTCCCCTTACGATACCGGAACCTTTGGCAGTTCCCAGACTTATGTAAGCGGAAACGCGGTTGTGCTTGCCTGTCAGGATATCATACAAAAGCTTGTCCATGCCCTGTCAGACTGTTACGGCAGCATGGATATAACATTCGGGGAAGACAAAAAATTCCATATCCCGTCAAAAAATCAGCATCTTTCTTTTCAGGAGGCTGCGGGGCAGGTGTTTTTCGGTATGAAAGGAGCAGTCATTATGGGAAATTCCAGCTATAAAGCCCAGGAAAGCCCCAACCCCTTTGCCGTCTGCATGGTGAAGGCAGAATACGAAAAGAAAACCAACAGCATCATCCTGCGGCACGTGATCGAGGTTGTGGACGTGGGCACCCCCATCAATCCCCTCACTGTCATAGGGCAGATTGAGGGGGGGATCGGACAAGGGGTGGGCTACGCTCTGACAGAGACTTTGGAGCACAACCGCCGCGCTGGCAAGGTGATCTCCTCGGATCTTCTGACATACCGTGTACCGTTAATTTCGGATATGCCGGATATCCATGGAGAATACATTGAAAGTTTTGAGCCTACCGGTCCCCTGGGCGCAAAAAGTGTAGGGGAATTGACTACCGTACCCGTAGCGCCTGCCATCGCAGACGCCGTATCACAGGCATCGGGCAGAGAGATCAACCGGATACCGCTGTCTGAGTCCTTTTTCATAAAACCAAACAAAAAATAG
- a CDS encoding FAD binding domain-containing protein: MYYKPQNLEDALSCLSSESPVILAGGTDLMPLIKNDLKPSGNYLDITHIPSLRAVKRTTEGWFLGAAVTLSGLSCNSALCTSYPALEMALRVTASPQIRNMGTIGGNILQDRRCIYFNQSSYWRSSIPKCFKTGGNLCHQIPNSPVCRALYYSDLAPALMLYHAQALFYKKGEKHKLPVETFIQNHTAQNGTTERSDILLEGFLLPFPLKGYQSAFEKISIRGSVDFPTVNFAGAYCPETRDARLLVGAVADNPVELHDTAAFISAGKETDLDQIAETAVKELLSKSRLIKESTISVKVKKDSFQNIRTLLKTLICPPEG; this comes from the coding sequence ATGTATTATAAACCGCAGAATCTGGAAGACGCGCTTTCCTGCCTGTCTTCCGAATCCCCCGTCATCCTTGCCGGCGGGACAGATCTTATGCCTTTAATAAAAAACGATTTAAAGCCCTCTGGAAATTATCTGGATATCACCCACATTCCAAGCCTCCGCGCAGTCAAGAGGACAACAGAGGGCTGGTTTTTGGGGGCTGCCGTTACTTTAAGCGGACTTTCCTGCAATTCTGCCCTCTGTACCTCATATCCTGCTCTTGAGATGGCTCTGCGTGTTACGGCTTCCCCGCAAATAAGAAATATGGGGACTATCGGCGGAAATATCCTCCAGGACAGGCGCTGCATTTATTTCAACCAGTCTTCTTACTGGAGGAGCAGTATACCGAAATGTTTTAAAACAGGCGGAAACCTCTGCCACCAGATTCCCAACTCTCCTGTGTGCCGCGCTCTGTATTATTCAGATCTGGCCCCCGCCCTGATGCTTTATCACGCGCAGGCTCTGTTCTACAAAAAGGGAGAAAAACACAAGCTGCCCGTAGAAACTTTCATTCAAAACCATACCGCACAGAACGGAACCACGGAAAGATCAGATATCCTTCTTGAAGGGTTTCTGCTTCCCTTCCCGCTAAAGGGATACCAAAGTGCCTTTGAAAAAATAAGTATCCGTGGCTCTGTTGATTTCCCCACCGTCAATTTTGCAGGCGCTTATTGTCCCGAGACCAGAGATGCACGGCTCCTCGTTGGAGCTGTGGCTGACAATCCCGTGGAACTGCATGACACCGCAGCCTTCATCTCTGCCGGAAAGGAAACTGACCTGGATCAAATAGCGGAAACAGCAGTAAAAGAGCTTCTTTCCAAAAGCAGGTTGATCAAAGAATCTACCATTTCCGTAAAGGTAAAGAAAGATTCCTTTCAAAATATCCGCACGCTGCTGAAAACCCTGATCTGCCCGCCGGAAGGATAA
- a CDS encoding GntR family transcriptional regulator: MLLESGIYRLVYEYYETRILFGYNRYGDHLPSISRICDMFQMAPATVRNALSVLEKKGLIQVDARKTAKVIYKSSPAGFRKNAMKYFAPREAGIQELCESGRLLLEPLWEEGVRRWDEKNWQWFMNKLMAPSANAVSLPVEFYYLALLSLDNGLALNFYWEVIGYIRLPYLVNKDEKEIMPYTSTGSRRENVVIWLHEQFADFYCEAVQEIKTFLRKNEKTVFPKGAEQLPFHWNVYRQRPQLCYTMVSLIIREINLGVYTAGSYLPSLPKMAEIYEVSVSTVRRTLSILNSLGLTESYHGKGTQICTTVRSMDFSRTEIREGMRLYLESLEVLALTIRRISFYTLEHICEDERRRLEEEFVKMLREGKSYRSFEICLFFIEEKCPLSIVRECYGKIREMLAWGYPFTLHRLKARSLHDEYKERIQKAAEDLHQKNYMAFAEKWESLLKHEEKMMKSRLSNDMAAAEKE; encoded by the coding sequence ATGCTGCTTGAAAGCGGAATTTACAGACTTGTTTATGAATATTATGAGACCAGAATCCTTTTTGGGTACAATAGATACGGGGATCATCTGCCGTCCATCAGCAGAATCTGTGATATGTTCCAGATGGCTCCCGCTACGGTGAGAAACGCGCTTTCTGTCCTTGAAAAAAAGGGACTTATCCAGGTGGATGCGAGAAAAACCGCAAAAGTTATTTATAAAAGCAGCCCGGCAGGCTTCCGAAAAAATGCGATGAAATACTTTGCTCCCAGAGAAGCAGGAATCCAGGAACTGTGCGAATCGGGAAGGCTTCTCCTGGAACCTCTCTGGGAGGAAGGGGTCCGCAGGTGGGATGAAAAAAACTGGCAGTGGTTTATGAACAAACTCATGGCTCCATCGGCCAATGCCGTATCCCTTCCGGTGGAATTCTACTATCTGGCTCTTCTAAGTCTGGATAATGGTCTGGCGCTGAATTTTTATTGGGAGGTCATCGGCTATATCCGGCTCCCGTATCTGGTAAATAAGGATGAAAAAGAAATCATGCCCTACACCAGTACAGGCAGCCGGCGGGAAAACGTAGTTATATGGCTGCATGAGCAGTTTGCAGATTTTTACTGCGAAGCAGTACAGGAGATCAAGACATTTCTCCGCAAAAATGAGAAGACGGTATTTCCAAAAGGCGCGGAACAGTTACCTTTTCACTGGAATGTTTACAGACAGAGGCCTCAGCTCTGCTATACCATGGTGTCCCTAATAATCAGGGAAATCAACCTGGGCGTCTATACAGCAGGCAGCTATCTGCCGTCACTGCCCAAGATGGCAGAGATATATGAGGTATCTGTCAGCACGGTGCGCCGTACCCTCAGTATTCTAAACAGTCTGGGTCTGACAGAGTCTTATCATGGAAAAGGGACACAGATTTGTACAACTGTGCGCTCCATGGATTTCTCCAGAACAGAGATAAGGGAAGGGATGCGTCTGTATCTGGAAAGTCTGGAGGTCCTGGCTCTGACCATACGCCGGATTTCTTTTTATACGCTGGAGCATATTTGTGAGGATGAGAGAAGACGGCTGGAGGAGGAATTTGTAAAGATGCTGAGGGAAGGAAAAAGCTATCGTTCTTTTGAAATCTGTCTCTTTTTTATAGAGGAAAAGTGCCCGCTTTCCATTGTGCGGGAATGCTATGGAAAAATAAGAGAGATGCTGGCTTGGGGATACCCGTTTACGCTGCACCGGCTCAAGGCACGTTCTCTTCATGATGAATATAAAGAACGAATCCAAAAGGCTGCAGAGGATTTGCACCAAAAGAATTATATGGCGTTTGCAGAAAAGTGGGAATCCCTGTTAAAGCATGAGGAGAAAATGATGAAATCCAGACTGTCAAATGATATGGCGGCAGCAGAAAAAGAGTAA